The sequence below is a genomic window from Cucumis melo cultivar AY chromosome 5, USDA_Cmelo_AY_1.0, whole genome shotgun sequence.
TTTCTAGCACAGTTTGATGCACTGGTTGCAGCATTGCCTCTATCTGATGGAGGTGAAGAAGAGCAATTGAAAAGGATTGCAGAACTACAGGTATGAATTCTCATATTCTGATGTTGATATAAGATCAAGAGTTGTGTTGTTTACTTCTCAGTATGTATTTCAGGCTGAGAACGATGTTGTAGGTCAAGAACTTCAAAAGCAGCTACAAGCAGCAGGTGTTACCTCCGTCTTCTTGTTAATCTTTATATTTTCAAGCAGCAGTTGACTGATGTTTGGCTGGCGACTTACATCAGTTGAAATAACTCTATTTAATAATTTTAGCCCTAAATGTAAATTTCTCATGTTCACTTCATTCTATTGAACATACGGATATTTTGCCCCATCTACACAACTAACAATCTTTACCGAAACTGTGTTGCAGAGCAAGAATTAGTACAAGTTCAGGAGCTGTTCAGCCAAGTAGCAGATAATTGCTTGAACTTAAAGAAAGCAGATTGAAAGAGTGGGGGAACTTTCCTATGCTACCAATGTATGGAAACTTTCCGCCTTCATTTCTGCCACATGACTCTTTGTTtttatattacatatatgtagaAATATACGTGATTCTACAGTTTatggaagaaaaataattttgtccattgtattaatttttttactGACATTGATATTTTCATCGATATTTCTAAGTTTTCAAATGACTTTGATATCATCACGAGGAGCGAATGGATATTTTCATTATATTGTAAACAACTAGGAAAAAAaggctaaattataaaaaatgttcCTTTACATGTCGGGTGAGAAAACTTCTAAACTCTCAAAATTAGCTTCGAACTTTCTAGAATACCCTTATTGTTAGTTTAGATGGAAATTGtttttgaaaagttaaaaagttaaaaaaataatcttGAACTTGGAAAAGAGTCAAAAGACTATTCTCACACAGTATATTAACCAAAACTGTTAATATCTAGTTAAAAAAATAACTCTACATTTAAAATGTCATTGACAATATCTGTTTGGAAATATGATTGCATTGTTGTTAGGGAACTTACAAAAATGTTGATTTTGCAAGATACTTTTTTTGTCCTTGgttactttttttatttctcc
It includes:
- the LOC103491637 gene encoding mediator of RNA polymerase II transcription subunit 21, yielding MDIISQLQEQVNTIAALAFNTFGTLQRDAPPVRLSPNYPEPPSQEPTEDSATIAEQPKLMSAALVKAAKQFDALVAALPLSDGGEEEQLKRIAELQAENDVVGQELQKQLQAAEQELVQVQELFSQVADNCLNLKKAD